The following is a genomic window from Motacilla alba alba isolate MOTALB_02 chromosome 24, Motacilla_alba_V1.0_pri, whole genome shotgun sequence.
ACATGGGACAGCAGATGAACATGATGATGCAGCGGCTGAACCAGGACAGCCTGACACCAGAGCAAGTGGCCTGGAGGAAGTTGCAGGAGGAGTACTACGAGGAAAAGCGACGGAAAGAGGAGCAGATCAGCATCCATGGCCGGCCCATGCAGGAGATCATGATCCCTCAGTCAATGGGGAGCATGATGATGCGTGGGCCTCCACCACCCTACCACAGCAAGCCTGGAGAGCAGTGGCCACCAGGGATGGGCAGCCAGCTGCGGGCACCCATAGATGTGCAGGACCCTCTGCAGCTGCGGGGAGGGCCACCCTTCCCTGGCCCACGGTTCCCTGGGAATCAAATGCAGAGAGTGTCTGGCTTTGGAGGGATGCAGAACATGCCCTTGGATGCTCTTGGGCCCATGAATGCCATGCAGAGGCCAGTCAGGCCTGGCATGGGATGGAGTGATGATATGTCTCCTATGGGAGGCCCTGGGAACTTTCCACAAGGCACCTTGCCCTACCCACCAGGGCAAGGAGACCCAGAAAGGTTTATGAATCCCCGTGCCAGAGAGGAGATCCTGCGGCATCAGCTCATGGAGAAACGCCCAGTGGCAATGCAGAGGCCCATGGGGATATCCAGCAACTCCATGAGCCAGGGCATGGAAATGGAGAGGATGATGCAGGCTCACAGGCAGATGGATCCATCCATGTTTGCTGGGCAGATAACGGGTGAGACCCTGAGCAGTGCCCCAATGGGAATGGATTTTGCAGGCACTCGGGGGATGCTGAGCCCCCCTATGAGTCAGTCAGGTCTTCGGGACATGGACACACCCATGGGCCCTGGCAACCTCAACATGAACATGAATGTCAATATGAACATGAACATGAACCTCAATGTCCAGatgaccccacagcagcagatgatGATGTCCCAGAAGATGAGGGGCCCTGAAATGATGACCCACCAGGGCATGAACCCTGAGGAGCTGGCCAGGGTTAGGGCTCAGAATGGCAATGGCAGTGCAATACTAACGGGACCCCAGAAAATGATGATTCCCTCACAGTTCCCCAACCAAGGACAGCAAGGCTTCTCAACAGGGCAAGGGTCTTACCCCAACCTGCCCCAGGAGATGGGCAGTGGCTCAGACATGttcagccctgagcagggcaccATGCCTGTTGGGAGCATCAGTGGCACCACCAGACTCAGCCACattcctctgcctccagcctccAATCCCACTCCCACACCGGGGGGAAACCTGGCCAACATACACCCAGCACCTTCCCGGGGGCTGGGCCGCCGGCCCTCTGACCTCACCATCAACATCAACCAGATGAATTCCCCCAGTATGGGTCACCTCAAGTCTCCCACCCTTAGCCAGGTGCATTCGCCACTGGTCACCTCCCCATCTGCCAGTCTCAAGTCCCCACAGACACCCTCGCAGATGATCAGCATGCCACCTTCAAACCAGTCTGGACCCCTCAAGTCCCCCCAAGTGATGAGTTCCTCCCTCAACGTCCGGTCTCCGAGTGGCTCACCAAGCCGCCTGAAGTCCCCTTCTATGGCTGTTTCTTCCCCTGGTTGGGTGCCATCTCCCAAAGCCACCATGCCCAGCCCAGGAGTCAACCAGAGCAAGCAGACTCTCAATATGAACTCATCTGCTTCCATCGGAGCACTGGAGCAGGGTATGCTGGGTGTCTTGTATGCGAGTGCATGTCTGTGCTTGGTTTTGATGAGTGTGTGGACAGGGTTTCTCTCCAGCCCGCAAGCTCTCTCTGGAGCAGGAAGACACGTGTTCCTGTGCCTGGCCCTGCATCTCACAGAGCAAGTATGTTTTACCAGGGGTCCAAACAGGGCCTTTTCAGGTAGATCTGTGACACATGCAGCAAacgctgtgtctgtgctgggcagTCAGGGTCAGGTTTCAGTGGAAGTCTGTcactgctctggagcagggtCTCTGCATGAGCCTTCTCAGAGTCCAGAGAGTGCTGCACTGTGCCAGCTTTGTGCTTTGCAGCCTCCTCTGGTCACTGCTGtcagaaggagaggaaagggtTGCTCTCTGGTGGGAGCAAGCCATTGCATGTGAACAATACTAAGTTGATCTCTCTCTTGCTTGCAGGTTCTCTCCCTGCCGGGCCTCGGAGCAGCTCTTCCGCACCAGCCAGCAACACCTCTAGCACCATGAATCCGAACATGCCTTTTACTTCCTCTCCAGATCCATCCCCTTCCCAGAACCCCCTCTCACTGATGATGTCCCAGATGTCCAAGTACGCCATGCCCAGCTCCACGCCACTTTACCACAATGCCATCAAAACCATCGCCACCTCTGATGATGAGCTGCTGCCAGACAGGCCTATGCTTCCACCTGGAAGTATGTCAGGTATCTACTTCTGGAGGTGGGGTTGCAAGGGGTCAGGCTGTCTTGTGGCTGCCAGTGGACCTGAGGCAGCAGGTGGAGAAAGAATTAGGAACTCTGATCTCCCCATGACTGCCATGTCACATAGCTTAAATTTCCCCTTGTTTGTAAGTCTCTGCacttccctgccctctgcccagGCTGTCCATCAGCTTTTGGCTTGGGTGGAAGGACATGAGCTGGTCTGGCTTGAGGGGTCCTTCTTCCACAAGACCTGTAAGTTTTTTACCTTTACCTATGGAGATGTATTTGGCCTGAGTTTTTATGGCTCCTGGAGTTTTCTCAGGTCCAGGACTTGCAGGCAGAGGTCTCCTGCTTAGAGCCCTTGTGTTCCTGTGCGGTGGGACAGGGATGCTCTGAATGGGGCTTGGGAATCTGGTGTTTTGAGTGGAGCCCAAATGCCTGCACAGGCAAGGCTGTGTTGTAGCACAGTTGTGATTTCAGTAGGCCAGATACGCTCCACtaactggtggcactggtgaggACATCTAGGCAAATGAGTGTTTTTGGTCACGTGGTGACCAACCCAAAGGGGAATTCCAACATGCTCTACCACTTGATTTAGGGGTCTAAAGCTgtctgataaatatttttgtcagttttgaaaatgaaaaatcaactTTTTGACTCTTTCACCGCTGAGCAGTCACTTAGGTTGACCACAGGCATGCAAATGCATTGGCTGCCTCCGCAGGCACTGatggctgctctgcttttctgatgGGCACAGACTTTCCTGCCCAGACGGCACCTGTGTAGGGCTGCTgactcttctgcttttttcctcctcagcacCCGAGGCTGTGTGGCCACTGGGGCTTGCTGGGTGGCAAACCCTGTGGCAGGCAGGGGTGAAGGGTCACTCCTTGCTGCCTTTCAGGTATCTGAGAGCCCTGATGAGACCATGGTGtaaggcacacacagagccagtCAGGACGCTAAAATCAGGGGAATGTAAGAAACTACAAATCTAGCATGGGACTGGATGAAGCTGGAAGAGCCCTCTGGTGCTTGTGGGCTCGGGGAGCTGGAGTTGGAGACACTTTTCCTGATGCTTTGTAAGCCCATCTTGGAGCTGCTTTCTGAGCATCATGCTCCATGCTCAGAGTATTCCAAGCAGGACTGCTTGGCAGGTTCTCAGGATGTGGATTTTACAGCCCCGAAAGGTCTATAGGAAGGGTTaactcttctctctttttcctgtcCTTAGGCGTGACGGGGAATCAGCCAAATCAACTGCACTTGAACTCTGTGGGGCCTGGATCCTCTCAGAGCCCCATGGGAATGAACCTGCCTGGTCAGCAGCCCCTTTCCCACGAACCACCCCCCACCTCCATGATGTCCTCCCCAAACCCTCTGGGCTCCAACATTCCTATGCATCCGAGTGGGCCAGGGGCAGGCGTGCCCCCCCAGAACCCCATGATGCTGCCCCCGGGTCCCCAGGACTCATTGAACCAGCAGTGTGGCCCCGTGCCCAACAGTTCACAGATGATTCCTTCCAACCAGCTCGTGTTCCCCCGCATGCAGCAGCCCCACAATGCCATGCCGTCTCCTGCCGGAGGCATGCCCATGGCCCCCAGTGCAGGAGGTGGCCCTGGGATGCAGCAACATTACCCACCAGGGATGCCCTTGCCACCTGAGGAccttccctcccagcagcctggccagaTGCCCCCTCAGCAGCACATGATGGGCAAGAACATCCCTCCTCGGATTGGTGACCCCTACCCACCCGTGCTTCCTGGGGTGGCGTCGGTGCTGAACGACCCCGAGCTCAGTGAGGTCATCCGCCCCACGCCCACGGGGATCCCGGAGTTTGACCTGTCCAGGATCATCCCATCAGAGAAGCCAAGCAGCACCTTGCAGTATTTCCCCAAGAACGACAGCCAGGCACCCAAATCTCAGCCTTCCAACCTCCACCTCATGAACCTGCAGAACATGATGGCTGAGCAGCCCCCGGTGCGTCCAGGTATGAATGctcccagcctccctgggcagcagggtgtGCAAAGGGGACTCAGCATGCCCATGTGCCATCCTGGACAAGTACCCATGCTGGGCAGGACAGGCATACCACCCCAGCAAGGCATGATGGGCAATAGCATGCACCAGGGCATGATGTCTCCGCAGCAGAGCCTGATGGCCCAGCAGAATTTCATGCTGATGCAGGCCAAGCAGAGAAGCATGTCTGTGTCGGGGGAGATGTATGCCCAGACAGGACATATGATGTCACCTCAGGGCTCTCTCATGGGGCCCCCGCCTCAGCAGAACCTCATGGTCACACACCAGATGAGGCAGAGGAGCGTCTCCCTGGACAGCCAGATGAGTTATATCCCCGGGCCTGGGAACATGGCGAACTTGCCTTTTTAACCCTGActggcactcagggctggggcGGGGATGGGGCTGCACctacaaacatttttaaaccttTCTCTGGGGGCGGGTTGGGGGCCAATGCCAGTGGAGGACACCACGTGGGATGCTTTTCATATCGGATTTGCCTCTACACAGCAAACCAGATGTGCAGTAAACTTGATGTGAattgggtttctttttcctttcttttttggggaaggggagggtGAAGAGGCTGGGTGTGGGGCTGTTACTTTGAACCCTGCGTGGTGACCAGGGACATCCAGACCATGTGGCAGTTTGAAAAGTTTTCACTTATGGTTTTCCTCCGTCAAGTgtttttcttgcccttttttcctctctctttttttttgtccttcctttttAAGCAACCAAAATGTGCAAGAGGGTTTTTGGAACTAGCTGTAAATAGGTCGCTGGGAAAGGCAAaatttgtgctggtttttaattgtcctgtatttctgtgttttaatagAAGCctcaaaacatgttttaaaaaacagaaagaaaaaaacatgctAAAGGCAGCAGTGTACAAGGATTGAAATCTCTCcgtggggaaggcaggaggatCCCCAGGGTGCACAGGGTGTTGAGAGATCCCATTGTAGATTGACTCTGTCAGACCTGTGTTGTTCAGGAATCTGAATGGTTTTGCATGTGTGTGGAGAGGGCATGTTGCAGTGTCATGCAGATCTCAGGTCCTGTGGATACGTGGATACTACGCCGAGTACACAAACACAACCACTGACCAAGGGCCAttgggcagggggaggctgccAAGCTGCAACCCCAGTGAAATGCTGCTGGAGCGGTGCTCGTCTGGCAGGGCAGAGGCCACAGTTTTACAGGATGCAGCTgttgctgctctctggagaagctgctgtgtttgggatgGGAAGGATGCCGGCACTTCAGCTGGAGAAGCATCAAGAATCTGGGCTTCACAGATGGTAATGTGCTAGACCTGAAGGTCTTGACCAGCTCTGTCACCTCTactcccttctcttcccttcatGCTGTGTCCCCTGTAGGCAAGGTGTTGTGGTGGGTAGAGACAGATGGGCTTTGAGGTGAGTGAGGTGATACATTCCAGTGCTTCCAGGAGAGGCTAGCTGGGAACCCTGATCTTCTGCAGCCTTCCTACACCAGTCTATTACCCATCCATTACCCTTCACCACTGCGTCCTGCTTCCTCGCCATTGAATGCTTTCCCAGGTTTTCCTTGTGCTTGTCAGTCCTTCATCTGTAGAGTTTTGCAGGCAGTCTTCACTCCGTGATGACCTGAGCtactggcagcagccctgccctgtggcacagGAGAGGTCCAGCTCTTGAAGAGGACCTGTCCTTGAGTGCAATACTCTACCTCAGTGTTCAGTGTCAGCAGCATGGCCATCCTGTGCTTCAGACAGAAGAGGCCAAAGTTGAGTTGCAATCTCTTATTCCTAGGCTGGCAAAAGCATGTCATTTGGACGACTCTGGCTTTTCTGGATGCACTCCACCCTCTCCATCCTGTACTCCATAAGGTCTTCCTGCATGCAGCCCTGATGGTCTTTCCCATGTTTTTTCACAGAGGGGAACGTGTCATGATGCACACACGTTTCTGCACACATCACAGTATCTCTGGACCTCTGTGAGGACTTGCAATTCCAGCATCCAGTGGTGAACCTGGGGCACACAATTGCTGGAGGAACACTGCTTGGAGGATTatctctgcagagccaggcttAACACACTACCTCTCTTATAACAGAGCTCACCTTTCCCAGCTTGATGTTGCCAGGAGGAAAGGGCTTTGGAAAGGGAGATTGCCAAGTAGTGAGTGAACAGCAACACTTTTTTTCAGGTTGCAAGCTGTTGGAAAGGCTGGTGGGTCCTGAAATGTCAGCCCAGCAGTTGTCTTGATCCAGTCTGTGAGAAGATGGAATCATTAAGTCCAGTTAGGAATACATTGAAGCTTTGGGGCATTTTGTAGTTCTGGGTGAGAAGCATGAGTTTGGATCTGAGGAATGATCTTGCTCTAGTCTCCTGCTTTGTAGAGGGTTGTTGTATACAATGTGAGCAAGTAACATTTTTTGAAGTGGTTAAACAGGAACAATCATGAGAAGTTCTCCTTCCTGCTGAGGCAGTTGGAGCAGAAGAATAATCTTCAGCTCAGGCTTTGGACCTGACATGTTAGCTGGTTGGATTCTTGATCCTTTCAGTGTGTGTTTCATGTGGGAGGATGTGGCTCAAACAGATGTAGCTCTTTGTAAGCTTGACTTGCCTGAAAGGCTGTAGCTTCTCTTGGCTGCTCTTCAGGCTGTTGGCTGCTGGTAGCTTCTCATAAACATCCAAATACCAATTATAGTCCCAAACTTTGCTCATCACCTACCAGCAAGTCTTGGCTAATTTGAAGCCATAACATTTTCTATAtggaagtttttttgtttgcctgtAGATAGCTGTTGTTTTAGCCTGGTTGAGATCTCCATGTGTTTGTACTTTCCCTGTTGTCCCTTTTGCCCAGCCTGACACACAAGTTGCCTGGGGCTTGCAGTCCTCACTGTGTCAGCAGCGCATTGTCCCTGTATCAGCAGGAGCCTGCAGGCTTGTGGTAcatgctgtgcagagctcagaagACTAGTGCTGAGCGCTCACAGGGACATGGCAGTGTGATGCTATTTCTGCCTGGCAACAGGAGGAAGACCTGTCCTTCAGTGACCAATAAGCCTTTTGACTCAGCAGCCCTGGATACAGAAGGGAAATCCTGATGCTAGGCCAGAGCTGAGGACTCTGGAGCAGCAGTTGGTGCTCTTCTGCAAAATCTCACTGCCCTGGAGCCAGCCCTACCCCTATCACTGTGATGGCTGAAcaatggggagaagaaatgCTGCCTAacaccctgtgccctgggcGCTGCTCCCAACCATGTCTGTGAACAGGAATGTGGCAGGAGTTCCTTTGGAGGCTCAGTGACAGCCAGTCCTTGTTAGACCCAGGCAAGGTTTGCCATCAGCTGGTTGCCCGCTGCCGTGACCTGTGTCTAGTCTTGTGTCTTGTAGTTTATTGCTCGGCTCCTCACCTTGAGTTCTGTGTACTGACTCCACCTAATCACAGTAGAAGGTTTGCCCATCTTTTAGCCATGACTTTGCCATGTGTTTCCAGCTCCAAAAAAGCGAATGCTGGGAAACTGCATCTTTCAGTATGTTGGATAATCACACACCTGGAATTAGCTTTCACATTGAGGTAAAGTTGACTGACCTGTTCTCTGTCATCCCATGGAGAAACTTCCCCAGTCATTTTGTAccattatataaatatatatatataaatataaatatataaatacaatatGTGAAGACATCTTattggtttttatttgaaacaatttttagGCTTGTTTTTGGGTATCTGTGCTGCCTGTAATGTATTGACCTGTTTTATAGGtgcctttttattaaaaagacaaatttcaaGACCTGACCCTGTGCCTGTATTTTTCCACATGATTTTCCACAGGactgcagcagagacagagagtGTGAGAGGTGCTGGAAGGATTGTGTGGGCATTGGGGGAGCCCCTTCTGTGCAGCACTCCCAGGCACATGTTCATTCATGCGTTCCCTTACTTGCACTCACCCATGCATGCTCCACTGCCTGCCACGGCCCTGTGAtcactgtgtgtgtgtagcAGGATGCTCTACTGGAACCCCAGCTCTGTCTCCTGGGAGACTTGGTTGccctgcaggaaatgcagagcAGTGTGCTGTTGTGAGGGTCTTTGGGTTCCCATCTTTGGGGTTGCCTTCATCAGAGACCAGGGCTTCCTCTGGTTTGTGTGCTGGAGCCTTGTTTCCAGAGCACAGTCCGGGGCTGGAGGCgcagaggctgtgctgtggatgGTGGTGACATTGCCTTCCCACGCATCATCTCCCTACTTTCTGCAGGAGCCGCCTTGGAGCTCCCCTTGGCTCAGTCCCCCTTCCTGGTGGCCTGGGTTGGCAGAGTGCATCTGCCTCACTTGGCAGCCATGGCAtaggggctgagcagagctccaCTGGGGAGGATGGAGGTCTGCCCgagggctgcaggggtggctttGGCAGGGTGAGTACTCAGCAGGGAAGCCCACTGTGGGGCAAGGTGTTGTGACAGCCATGCAAAACTTGAGGGGATAGCAAGGATTTTGCTGACTGGAAAGCAGAGCTTCCTCTGCAGTGAAGGAAAGTTCCTCTTGCTTTCTTCTTATCCACACtcagcaggctggctgcaggcagctgtgggaggaACAACGGCAACCTTTGGGGAAGGtctgccagctctgagccaAGCCATTCACAGGCTGTCTGGGCCAAATGTAGGTGTAAGGGCAGTTTTCCAGTCAGGTTAGCAGCTGCTGTAAAAttggggcaggaggtgctgcagtAAGTGGAAAAGGCTCCGTAAAGCAGAGAGGTAATACAGTCTGGACTGACTCTGAACACAGCAGAGCCTTCTGTGGCACTGGTGAAGGGGAATCTGAGCAAGGTGCTCCTCTAAGCCCTTTGAGCAGAGCTTTTCAGAAAGGTGCCATGTGCCCACTTAGTCCTCTCTGATGCATCTCCCTTGAATAAAGTGACACAGTTGCAGACAATTGCTTACAAGCACTACACATGAGAAGATGGTGTTTTATTCACCTGTTTATTACAGCTTACCTCAAAACTTCCTAAAGGTTTGTACATACCAGTGCTAAAAGCTATAGTAACAATAGATGTGTAGTCTGTTAACTCTCATTTGagtgcagattttctttttactttgtGACCACTGTTAgaattttgatttattattgAATTctttgattattatttttttcaataacaTTTTCATGTAGAAACACAGTTGTCACCATTACCTGCCAGGGAGGTGTTTACAATGCTTCTGCAGTGGGTTTTCTCACTGGTACAACTGTGGAGAGCACAACTGCAGCCTGAAGACACTTGCCCTTCTCTACTGCATGTATGTGCCTGAACAACCACAGTTGCCATTACTTGAAAGTTTCATCTTTGAAGATGCGGTGCTGCAGGAAATGGAGAACTGCCTTATACTAGATGAGTTTTCTCCTCAAGTCACAATGTGAGATCAAGCTATTGAGATCTCTGCCTGAGTCAAGCAGAGGTAATGTGGCCCCTTCCATAATGGCTGATCTTTTTAGCAGGGCCCTTGAGTACTGTGAAGTTCACCTGGGACTGAGCTGTCTGCTAGTGGGATGAACTTCAGAAGTGAGGTTACCATAAAATTACTGCTGCCACAGGAGAACTAACATTGTTTCAACACTGCTTAAAATGTGAGGTGAAGGGTAGAGGAGATTTTAAAGTGTGCATGTGAGGAGGGTGACACTGGTATGTATGGCTCTCCTACAGTTCAGGCCACAGCACTCTTTAGGAACAGATGTGTCAAGGAGCAGCGTTGTGGGCCTGCTGCCATGTTAAACTGTGACAAGACCTCCTATCAGCAGCAAGCTGTCTTGAGTCTGCTGGGACTTCCCCACACACCAGCTTGTGGTGCAAGAATTAATGAtggggaaagctgctgctcttacTTTGAAGCAAATTATCATCAAGCTGCCCTGATCTGAGCAGTTTCGGCATACTTGCAGTTCAGGGCAAGATCACCACCCAGGTCTGTCCTCTGTACACCTGGATGCAGTTAATCTCTGAAAGCCCTGTAGGTGCAGGTGGAGGAAAACTAACAGAAAGCATAGTACAAAGCAAAATGCCACATTTCCTCTAGCCTTGCTAAAAACAAAGGAGACTTTCCCTTACTCTGGGGCAGTGGGTCTCCTTGCTCTCGGAACCCATAAATAGCCATACAACtagctgccaaaaaaaaaaagttataccATTAGCTTTACTAGGCTGTGTGGTTTCTCTCCCCTGTGTGCACTCACAAGACTGAAGCCATCTCCTCAGATGGTGTTCCTCCTTAAAGGAAAACTTTTGCATAGTCAGGCATTTAGTTCAACAGCCACTCACAGGACATCATAACAGCAGTAAAGCAGATCAAATGAGTGGGGAAGGATGCAACTGGTGTCAGGAAAGGAGTCTGTGACAGACAAATCTTTCAGTCTGTGGGAGGACCTCCTGgcatgagctgtgctgggaagatgAACGTGTTGTGGCGGCCTGGGGTGATGTTATGCAGCAGGAAGACAATGTAGCAGTCTAAGAGTGTCCAGCACTGTATGCCCATGCTATGGGATTGAGCTTTGCAGCCCCCATCAGTCCTACCTGCATCTCTGCAGTTGCGATGGCCACTGGAGAGCATGTGTGTTCCAACCTTAGCTATGGAAATGGAGACCTGCTTACTGACATGACTCATTTACTTGGCTGCAAATTTTTTCTTAACCCTGGCACCCCAGTCCTGTGCCTGGCCTTGTGCACAAGATGCCTGCAGTCCATTTTTTGAGGGAGAGGTGGGAATGTCAGGTTCAACCCACTTGAGTGACCATCTTCATCCAGCTCCACAAGAGTGACCATCAGACATCCAGCATTCACCAACAGCTGCCAGATGGATCTCTACAAGTTTGAGAACCAGGAAGAGCCAAGCAAGGTGTCTGATGGGATTTGGGTGTTTGGTGGCTATTGGACCTGTTTCCTGAGGAGTGAAGAAAGTTGTGGGGATGATTGTGAAACTTGTAACTGAGACCACAGCAAGTGTGCCACTGGAAGGAAAGACCCAGGCGAGTTCTGCCCCGCAGGCAGCCTTTCCCAGCTAGAAAGTGGAGATGGAGGTGGTGTTGTCAGACTCTATCCCACTGCCCTTCCTTGTCACCTCCAGGATCTCCTGCAGGGTCTCCTGGCTTATGCAGCCAACCTCCTGCAGGATCCGGAAGAAGTCGTTACGGAACTTGACCCCAATAAAAGCGTAGAGGATGGGGTTGAGGCAGCAGTGTGTGAAGCCGATGGCCTCTGTCACCATGatggctgtgtccagctgatCTTCCAGGAGGCAATTCTTGGTGAAGGCTTCTAGCTTGGTAAGTGTGTTCAGGAAGATGACAATGTGATATGggctccagcacaggaggaagaTGCCTGTGACCAGGATGGCCACACGGACAGCTTTCTGCCTCTGCAGGCGCTGGGACTGACACAGTGCCCGGATGATGGCCATGTAGCAGTAACACATGACCAGCAGAGGCACAAAGAAACCCACAGTGTGGTAGAGGAAGCGAGTTGCCAGCCATGCATTGTTTCCATCAATCCCAACCTCTGGGAAGTAGCAAATGCTGCGGTTGCTGTCATCTGTCCAGACTTCCATGAAGATGAGATCGGGTAAAGTCAGAAGCAATGAGCAGAGCCAGACAGCTGTGCAGGTGAGGTGGATGGAGCGAGCTCTGCGTTTGCGGTAGGTGTGGATTGCATAGACGATGGCCAGGTAACGGTCCACCGCGATGCACCCCAGCAGCATGCTACTGCAGTAGAAATTGATCTTGTGGACAGCGCTGAGTATCTTACAGAGGAACTTCCCAAATACCCACCCAGCCAAGCTCTCCACCACACTGAATGGGAAGGTGAGCAACAGTGCCAGGTTGGCCAGGGTGAGGTGGAAAAGGAAGTTTTCTGTGGTGGTCCGAGACCGCTTGAACCTCTCTAAAATGACCAGGACCAGAGCATTGCCCAGAGTCCCCAAAACAAACATCAGCAGATAGATGAGGGGCATGAAGACCTTTCTGAAGGGGTCTCCCTGGTTGCCAACCACAGATGAGGCTGGGTTGAAGCAAAAGTAGCCCTCCAAAGAAGGAGTGGTGTTCTCAGCTTCGTAGTAACCACTCAGCTCCACCTGGCTCTGGGGAACAGAGAGAGTCTTGTTAATGGAGGGAAGTTTCTCAACACAAGAATCCAGTCAACAACTGCACCTAGCAGACCTAGAGCAGAGCATCCCCATGTCCTGCAGCCCACCTGCATCAGGAGGAGATGCTGTCTGCAGTGTGATGAGGCCCCTCTACTGCCAAGAGTGTAGCAGCAGGTGGAGAGGGTTTTCTCCATCTGTGACAGTGAGGGCTGCTCAGTCTATAATCTTTAACTGGAGTATTTGGGGATGTTTTGGTGTCCAATAAGATGATCAGTTTCATCTTCTGGCTCTTGCCAAGTTACCTGCTGGCAAATTTTGCTTTCTCACATAGAATGGAGCCCTCCTCTACCagctttcctgatttttcccaCCCATTTCTTATATGGACCActcctgtcctgcctgcctgctgtcAGGTATGAAGGTGGTAGGATTCACCACACAGCACATCTGTACCTCAAATTCTGTGCAGTGAACCGGTCCCCTTCTTCTCATCCTCAGAGGCCTGAGAGCTGCCTATGACAGAGCAAGGTGAGGTGGggtcagcagcagccacccttTGAGATCGCTTCCCACACTCTCAGAGGAAGGTGTGGGGCAGGTGTGCAACACAACGGGAGGAAAACCTCTGAGGCACTGTGGTGCCATAGCTACAGGAATAGATGATGGAGAGAGAGATCTGTTCTGTTGATAAACCTTTCAGTTCTGAATTAATTGCAGTCAGAGCAGGAAAGGGACGGGAAAACACCACTCAGACCCCAGACTGATATCCAGTAAGGGAAGTGcaagagagctgctgcagatgtgACTCCCCCTTGGCTTGCTGTATCTTCTTGACCTGCCTGCATTCAGGCTGAAGCTGAGGGCAAGTCTCGAGTGCCAGGAAGCTGGAATTCTGCTCAAGATGAGCTCCCTGGATGGTGGTCATGCTTCAGCTGGCCTTGCACAAAAAGAGAGCAGTGGAGGAGGCTTGTTGCAAACTGAATATTAGTGACAACTGgcaagagctcagcagcagtcaCCCTGAGGTTCCCCACCCACACCCTCTCTGGAGACCTGCACTGAGACTTCAGTGTTGACCACAGCGGAAGTCTCTGCTAATGCTTTCATACCTTtcactgccagctgcagcagtttgcaCCTGTTGCTTGTTCCCTCAT
Proteins encoded in this region:
- the CXCR5 gene encoding C-X-C chemokine receptor type 5 isoform X1, with product MGPVSYSSETYDLSQVELSGYYEAENTTPSLEGYFCFNPASSVVGNQGDPFRKVFMPLIYLLMFVLGTLGNALVLVILERFKRSRTTTENFLFHLTLANLALLLTFPFSVVESLAGWVFGKFLCKILSAVHKINFYCSSMLLGCIAVDRYLAIVYAIHTYRKRRARSIHLTCTAVWLCSLLLTLPDLIFMEVWTDDSNRSICYFPEVGIDGNNAWLATRFLYHTVGFFVPLLVMCYCYMAIIRALCQSQRLQRQKAVRVAILVTGIFLLCWSPYHIVIFLNTLTKLEAFTKNCLLEDQLDTAIMVTEAIGFTHCCLNPILYAFIGVKFRNDFFRILQEVGCISQETLQEILEVTRKGSGIESDNTTSISTF
- the CXCR5 gene encoding C-X-C chemokine receptor type 5 isoform X2, which codes for MLTVDLSHTRSGSHPLPVLELQQSSQKLQLVIFSASPAALVPALPVSAQTLIFHPLLFVFKSSLSAPTPLCRSAQRCRQGRFKHSSTHASPTHSEWFTSQVELSGYYEAENTTPSLEGYFCFNPASSVVGNQGDPFRKVFMPLIYLLMFVLGTLGNALVLVILERFKRSRTTTENFLFHLTLANLALLLTFPFSVVESLAGWVFGKFLCKILSAVHKINFYCSSMLLGCIAVDRYLAIVYAIHTYRKRRARSIHLTCTAVWLCSLLLTLPDLIFMEVWTDDSNRSICYFPEVGIDGNNAWLATRFLYHTVGFFVPLLVMCYCYMAIIRALCQSQRLQRQKAVRVAILVTGIFLLCWSPYHIVIFLNTLTKLEAFTKNCLLEDQLDTAIMVTEAIGFTHCCLNPILYAFIGVKFRNDFFRILQEVGCISQETLQEILEVTRKGSGIESDNTTSISTF